A window from Clostridiales bacterium encodes these proteins:
- a CDS encoding GAF domain-containing protein, with translation MIAPRSIDAQSVVDALYATVKSIGDVADVTLWNADSATEGLALVARATGGKIAPPAVGISPLRAAHEQGLAILETLTFGPETEGPSTVWRYAVPVNFGEMAGVAAVDFAQEPPDMPVLNHVTSAFRIPLAAALALTTAREESESARLLLESARDLSHMRDVDDIVSSALERAMRITDAATGSIMLYQEDGATLSIAAAAGLPEEVVRGTAVRPGDGIAGWVALSGQPLVIEDMPGRSTPARARGVRSAVSVPIADEQGTLGVLNVGARAYPTRFTGSHLASLETLARQVATAIRTARAVESAGELYFDTLRALALAMETKDPYAAGGTDRVMRYAVELGRQMGLSGDQARALEIAAMLHDIGMPTSGEPTLYTDKPLTTVERALLTLHPVIAADILEQAPALHAVTPIVYHHHEHYDGSGYVNGLAGDDIPVGARVLAIADSFVAMTSERPFRRAMTISEALSELQLGAGSQFDPAMVEAFCAMVESEAGTVRDPYGTRDENGA, from the coding sequence TTGATCGCACCACGATCGATCGATGCACAGAGCGTAGTCGACGCCCTTTATGCGACGGTCAAGAGCATCGGTGACGTGGCGGATGTCACGCTCTGGAACGCTGATTCAGCAACGGAGGGACTCGCCCTTGTTGCTCGCGCTACCGGCGGAAAGATCGCGCCTCCCGCAGTTGGGATCAGTCCGTTGCGTGCCGCCCACGAACAAGGTCTCGCCATTCTCGAGACTCTGACGTTTGGCCCAGAGACCGAGGGGCCGTCGACCGTGTGGAGATACGCTGTGCCGGTCAACTTTGGCGAGATGGCGGGTGTCGCCGCTGTTGACTTCGCTCAAGAACCTCCCGACATGCCCGTCCTCAATCACGTGACCTCGGCGTTTCGAATCCCGCTCGCGGCCGCCCTCGCACTGACAACCGCGCGCGAAGAGTCTGAGTCCGCACGACTGTTGCTAGAATCTGCGCGTGACCTCTCACACATGCGTGACGTCGACGACATCGTCAGCTCGGCGCTCGAACGGGCGATGCGTATCACCGACGCCGCGACCGGAAGCATCATGCTGTACCAAGAGGATGGCGCGACACTGTCGATCGCGGCCGCCGCGGGGCTTCCCGAGGAGGTAGTTCGAGGCACGGCCGTCAGGCCGGGGGACGGCATCGCTGGATGGGTGGCGCTTTCCGGTCAGCCTCTGGTCATCGAAGACATGCCCGGACGTTCAACTCCCGCACGAGCCCGCGGCGTGCGCTCAGCCGTCTCGGTTCCCATAGCCGATGAACAGGGGACTCTCGGCGTGCTTAACGTCGGCGCTCGCGCGTACCCAACGCGGTTCACCGGCTCCCACCTTGCCAGTCTCGAAACCCTCGCACGGCAGGTTGCCACAGCTATCAGAACGGCGCGCGCGGTCGAATCCGCTGGAGAGCTGTACTTTGACACCCTTCGCGCGCTTGCGCTCGCCATGGAAACCAAAGATCCGTACGCGGCGGGCGGCACTGACCGAGTCATGCGTTACGCGGTAGAGCTCGGAAGGCAGATGGGCCTTTCGGGAGATCAGGCGCGCGCGCTGGAGATCGCCGCCATGTTGCACGACATCGGGATGCCAACGTCCGGAGAGCCCACGCTCTACACAGACAAGCCGCTCACAACGGTCGAGCGCGCCCTGCTGACGCTTCATCCCGTGATAGCGGCCGACATTCTCGAGCAGGCACCTGCCCTCCACGCGGTGACCCCGATCGTCTACCACCACCATGAGCACTACGACGGGAGCGGTTACGTCAACGGTCTTGCTGGAGACGACATTCCCGTGGGTGCGCGAGTGCTCGCGATCGCGGATTCGTTCGTAGCGATGACTTCGGAGCGACCGTTTCGTCGAGCGATGACAATCTCGGAAGCGTTGTCAGAGCTGCAATTAGGAGCAGGATCGCAGTTCGACCCCGCCATGGTGGAGGCGTTCTGCGCGATGGTGGAAAGCGAAGCGGGCACCGTGCGTGACCCGTACGGTACCCGTGATGAGAACGGCGCGTGA
- the rpmB gene encoding 50S ribosomal protein L28, with amino-acid sequence MSKVCSVCGKHPSAGRNVSHSHRVTNRMFHPNVQKVHVVVDGAKKRINVCTKCMKAGKVARS; translated from the coding sequence ATGTCCAAAGTATGTAGCGTGTGCGGAAAACACCCATCCGCCGGGCGCAACGTGAGTCACTCCCACCGTGTGACCAACAGAATGTTTCATCCGAACGTTCAGAAGGTGCACGTGGTGGTCGACGGTGCGAAGAAGCGGATCAACGTCTGCACCAAGTGCATGAAAGCCGGCAAGGTAGCACGTTCGTAG
- a CDS encoding Asp23/Gls24 family envelope stress response protein, with amino-acid sequence MHEAVRGEISIANDVLADMAGFAALECYGIVGMASSTLRDGVAQLLSREKLRKGVVIRSTGDGVRVDLYVVMEHGTNLSEVSHNLVDRVRYVLTTMADVRVEDVDVHVQGIKVRS; translated from the coding sequence ATGCACGAAGCCGTGCGGGGAGAGATCAGCATCGCCAACGATGTCCTTGCGGACATGGCTGGCTTCGCCGCGCTAGAGTGCTACGGCATCGTAGGGATGGCCAGCTCCACCCTTCGTGACGGTGTGGCACAGCTCCTGTCACGGGAGAAGTTGCGCAAAGGCGTGGTCATACGTTCGACCGGCGACGGAGTGAGGGTCGATCTCTACGTGGTGATGGAACACGGCACCAACTTAAGTGAGGTGTCGCACAACCTCGTCGACAGGGTGCGTTACGTTCTCACCACGATGGCGGACGTCCGAGTCGAAGATGTCGACGTGCACGTACAGGGCATCAAGGTCCGTTCGTAA